In Pochonia chlamydosporia 170 chromosome Unknown PCv3seq00019, whole genome shotgun sequence, one DNA window encodes the following:
- a CDS encoding reverse transcriptase (similar to Talaromyces marneffei ATCC 18224 XP_002145850.1): MVWKRLWPVVKYRVWTLSDCSLRDGMVPHQWRGAKIIPLGKPDKGDYTVAKAWRPISLLSTLGKIMEAVVAERISYAVETCGLLPANHFGARKRRSAEQALLLLQEQIYKAWRAGKVLSLISFDVKGAYNGVCKERLLQRMLARGIPGGLVRWTDAFCSGRTACVVVNGHMSERRELSQSGLPQGSPLSPILFLFFNADLVQRKINANGGSIAFVDDYTAWVTGPTADDNRADIQSIIDDALMWEARSGATFGADKSAVIHFTRTAARSSDKPYLIKGKELKPQDSVKILGVIMDANLRYKEHTTRAAAQGLKAAMCLRRLKMVSPRTTGQLFVSTVAPVMDYASNVGMHSCGPQELAWLNRVQMVGAQAITGAFSKVATAVAEAEASIQTVQERHTQAPTRLWVDVWTLPQTHPLTRSKYKAKRHFVSPMQKIAITMAKTNTERLETIHEYAVPQWSDRIPVVGEHYDYVKTDKTPNNVEGIIIVTASSQNGTQWEWEALCVTQRSIALARCWLTTPSPLEHGDEQNPYTAELAAIAMALKCMPSGLHHRDLTVMTSNRSALQVIRRPRQQSGQCTICQIYERTQYLQRRRCSVSLTWVPAGDQDFTLGSTAKAAAKRAAMYEPLNERPYQARSTKLRLAKLDQQQLRAPGGSWEVLETN; this comes from the coding sequence ATGGTGTGGAAACGCCTATGGCCGGTGGTGAAGTATCGAGTCTGGACTCTTTCTGACTGTTCACTCCGAGACGGCATGGTACCACATCAGTGGAGGGGTGCCAAGATCATCCCGCTCGGGAAGCCAGACAAAGGAGACTACACGGTAGCCAAAGCCTGGCGACCAATATCTCTCCTGTCAACACTAGGCAAAATAATGGAAGCAGTTGTCGCAGAACGGATTTCATATGCAGTCGAGACCTGCGGACTCTTGCCCGCGAACCATTTTGGAGCAAGGAAAAGACGGTCAGCCGAGCAAGCGCTCTTGCTTCTGCAGGAACAGATATACAAAGCATGGAGGGCTGGCAAGGTGCTTAGCCTTATAAGCTTTGACGTGAAAGGCGCTTACAACGGAGTGTGCAAAGAAcggctgctgcaaaggatgTTAGCAAGAGGCATACCAGGCGGTCTGGTCCGATGGACGGACGCCTTCTGTTCCGGCAGAACTGCTTGCGTAGTAGTAAATGGACATATGTCGGAACGAAGAGAGCTGTCTCAGTCCGGTCTGCCTCAGGGATCACCACTTTCGCCGATCTTGTTCCTGTTCTTCAACGCAGATTTAGTGCAAAGAAAGATCAACGCTAATGGTGGCTCGATCGCCTTTGTGGACGACTATACGGCTTGGGTGACCGGGCCAACGGCAGATGACAACCGGGCTGACATTCAATccatcattgacgatgccCTCATGTGGGAGGCACGCAGCGGCGCAACATTTGGGGCAGATAAATCCGCAGTCATTCATTTCACAAGGACTGCTGCTCGTTCCAGTGACAAGCCATATCTGATCAAAGGAAAGGAACTAAAACCACAAGATAGTGTAAAGATTTTGGGGGTAATCATGGACGCGAACCTGCGATACAAAGAACACACGACTAGAGCAGCTGCCCAAGGCCTCAAGGCTGCCATGTGTCTaagaagattgaagatggtTTCACCTCGAACGACTGGACAACTCTTTGTGTCGACAGTCGCACCTGTTATGGACTACGCGTCGAATGTGGGGATGCACTCCTGCGGCCCGCAGGAACTGGCATGGCTAAATAGAGTGCAGATGGTTGGTGCACAGGCGATTACAGGAGCTTTCAGCAAAGTTGCCACAGCAGTGGCCGAAGCAGAGGCCAGTATTCAAACAGTGCAGGAGCGACACACTCAAGCACCAACAAGGCTCTGGGTTGACGTTTGGACACTTCCGCAAACACATCCACTGACAAGATCGAAATACAAAGCTAAGAGACATTTCGTCTCGCCCATGCAGAAAATCGCCATAACGATGGCAAAGACTAACACGGAACGCCTGGAAACAATCCACGAATATGCAGTACCACAATGGAGCGATCGCATACCTGTAGTGGGCGAGCATTATGACTATGTCAAAACGGACAAGACACCAAACAATGTAGAAGGAATCATCATCGTTACGGCCTCCTCGCAAAACGGAACACAGTGGGAATGGGAGGCGTTGTGCGTGACACAACGATCAATAGCGCTGGCGAGGTGCTGGCTAACTACTCCGTCACCATTGGAACACGGGGATGAGCAGAATCCGTACACAGCGGAACTGGCAGCTATTGCGATGGCGCTTAAATGTATGCCTTCAGGACTTCATCATCGGGATCTGACTGTAATGACAAGCAACCGATCGGCACTACAAGTCATCCGCCGACCACGGCAACAATCGGGCCAGTGCACCATATGTCAGATATATGAACGCACTCAATATCTCCAAAGGAGAAGGTGCTCTGTTTCGCTAACGTGGGTGCCGGCGGGGGATCAAGATTTTACACTTGGATCGACCGCCAAGGCGGCAGCGAAGAGAGCCGCAATGTATGAACCACTGAATGAACGACCATACCAAGCTAGATCGACAAAGCTACGACTGGCCAAACTGGACCAACAGCAACTAAGAGCTCCCGGAGGGAGTTGGGAAGTACTCGAAACGAATTGA
- a CDS encoding endonuclease/exonuclease/phosphatase (similar to Metarhizium robertsii ARSEF 23 XP_007826688.1), giving the protein MNDEDLEDYAVLAVAEPYARKIDGTIVTTPMGHSNWTRMVPSQSNDAGWPIRSMLWVRKDIEAEQIAIPSADLTAAVLHLQDRDVLAVSVYVHGKDEEALVSAVREPNGLICRFRAGTGNRTDVLVVGDFNRHDLLWGGDSVTTRRQGEAQPIIDLMSGHGLCSLLPRGTKTWQGPQGSDNEIKESTIDLVLTTGELADEMVKCATLPTEYGSDHRAIETVFDIEMPR; this is encoded by the coding sequence ATGAACGATGAGGACTTGGAGGATTATGCGGTGCTGGCCGTTGCCGAGCCGTATGCGCGAAAGATTGATGGTACGATCGTGACAACCCCAATGGGTCACAGCAACTGGACGAGGATGGTACCCAGCCAGAGCAACGACGCAGGGTGGCCGATCCGAAGCATGCTCTGGGTACGGAAGGACATTGAGGCGGAACAGATTGCAATACCGTCGGCGGACCTAACAGCAGCTGTCCTTCATCTGCAGGATAGAGACGTTTTGGCGGTGTCGGTGTACGTGCACGGaaaggatgaggaggctCTGGTGTCTGCGGTCAGAGAACCGAATGGGCTTATTTGCCGATTTCGAGCCGGCACGGGCAACCGAACCGATGTGTTAGTGGTGGGGGATTTTAATCGACACGACCTGCTCTGGGGAGGCGACAGTGTAACGACAAGAAGGCAAGGCGAGGCTCAGCCGATCATTGACCTTAtgagtggccatggcctctgtAGCCTCTTACCCCGTGGTACGAAGACATGGCAAGGTCCCCAGGGTTCTGACAATGAGATCAAGGAAAGCACGATAGACTTGGTGTTGACAACGGGGGAGTTGGCGGACGAGATGGTGAAGTGTGCTACACTCCCAACAGAATATGGGTCAGACCACAGAGCAATTGAAACAGTATTCGACATCGAGATGCCCAGATAG
- a CDS encoding reverse transcriptase (similar to Talaromyces marneffei ATCC 18224 XP_002145850.1): MGQPASDLERRAKEASKEYHDAVCGQKRQHWDDFLAEDCNIWKAAKYLKAGTGDADDKIPPLKRQDGTVTRDKQEQMGELLGAFFPPLPDDIDDEQQVRPHRAPVSMPELTMEEVERKVMAAKPWKAPGVDGLPAMVWKQLWPVVKERVLHLFRLSVKDGDLPRQWRSAKIIPLKKPNRDDYTAARTWRPISLLSTLGKILEAVTERISYAVETYGLLPANHFGARKRRSAEQALVLLQENIYRAWRMGKVLSLVSFDVKGAYNGVFKDRLLQRLATRGLPEELVRWIDAFCSERTASIVVNGHCSTQQELPQAGLPQGSPLSPILFLFFNADLVQTTISTSGGSVAFVDDYSAWAIIDRALEWERRSGATFESDKTDIIHFTRIAERSSEPPFVVKGKTIQPQESTKVLGVVLDARLRYKEHMARAAAKGLTAAMHLKRLHGLSPRAARQLFTATVAPAMDYASAVWTHSCGVREVYWLNRAQMLGAQAVTGAFRTVSTAVAEAEANIEPVVERHARAVAKFWVNTRTLPRAHPLASGAAPYTCRRFTSPMQKMAQVYGEATGQKLEVIREYTVAPWEERIQVLWDADHDVATEAAVRAHGILIATCSSQRRGMVGMGGCVRDTRTNGEQEVLARYSVTFGSRDDQNPYTAELQAIAMALRCMPAKLQHRELVFITSNRSALQAIGQPRQQSGQSTMQEIYKYAKLHRQQDVSIRMMWAPTGAEGFALGSMAKAAARKSTQERTLHGEEPVL, translated from the exons ATGGGCCAACCAGCATCAGATCTAGAAAGGCGGGCGAAAGAGGCAAGCAAGGAGTATCACGACGCCGTCTGCGGGCAGAAGCGGCAGCATTGGGATGATTTTCTGGCAGAAGACTGCAACATTTGGAAGGCGGCCAAGTACCTCAAGGCAGGGACGGGAGACGCGGATGACAAGATCCCCCCACTGAAGAGACAGGATGGTACGGTAACGAGGGACAAGCAGGAGCAGATGGGAGAGTTGCTCGGCGCCTTCTTCCCACCCCTACCagatgacattgatgatgaacaacAAGTCAGACCGCACCGAGCACCGGTGTCGATGCCAGAACTAACcatggaagaggtggaaaggaAGGTCatggcagccaagccatggaAGGCTCCAGGCGTTGACGGATTACCGGCAATGGTCTGGAAACAGCTATGGCCAGTCGTCAAGGAGCGAGTGCTGCACCTGTTCCGGCTGTCTGTCAAGGATGGTGACCTGCCGAGGCAGTGGAGGAGTGCAAAGATCATCCCACTAAAGAAACCGAACAGGGATGACTACACCGCAGCCAGGACTTGGCGGCCAATATCGTTACTGTCAACGCTGGGTAAGATCTTGGAGGCCGTGACGGAGCGGATATCATACGCTGTGGAAACGTATGGCTTGCTGCCAGCAAACCATTTTGGGGCCAGGAAGAGACGTTCGGCAGAGCAAGCACTCGTGCTCCTGCAAGAGAATATATACAGGGCATGGAGAATGGGCAAGGTTCTCAGTCTCGTCAGTTTCGACGTCAAAGGTGCGTACAACGGAGTGTTTAAAGACAGACTGCTACAGAGGCTTGCGACAAGGGGACTGCCGGAAGAACTGGTGAGGTGGATAGACGCGTTCTGCTCCGAGCGGACCGCCAGCATTGTGGTCAATGGACATTGCTCCACTCAGCAAGAGCTCCCGCAAGCTGGCCTCCCTCAGGGATCCCCTCTATCACCGattctctttctcttcttcaatgcaGACCTAGTACAAACCACGATCAGCACGTCAGGTGGTTCAGTTGCGTTTGTGGATGACTACTCGGCCTGG GCAATTATAGATCGCGCTCTTGAATGGGAGAGACGGAGCGGGGCTACGTTCGAGAGCGACAAGACGGACATCATTCACTTCACGCGAATTGCTGAGCGGTCTAGCGAGCCGCCATTTGTGGTTAAGGGGAAGACTATCCAGCCTCAGGAGAGCACCAAGGTGCTTGGAGTGGTACTGGATGCGAGGTTACGGTACAAAGAACATATGGCCAGGGCAGCCGCAAAGGGTTTGACGGCTGCCATGCATCTGAAGAGACTTCATGGATTATCACCGCGCGCAGCCAGACAGCTTTTCACCGCCACCGTAGCGCCTGCCATGGATTACGCCTCGGCTGTCTGGACACACTCCTGCGGAGTAAGAGAAGTATACTGGCTGAATCGAGCACAAATGCTAGGGGCACAGGCGGTAACCGGGGCATTCCGGACGGTGTCGACAGCCGTAGCGGAAGCAGAGGCGAATATTGAACCGGTCGTCGAGCGGCACGCTCGGGCAGTGGCCAAGTTCTGGGTCAACACGCGCACTCTCCCACGAGCGCATCCTCTCGCCAG cggcgcagccccttacaCATGCCGACGATTCACATCACCcatgcagaagatggcgcAGGTATATGGGGAAGCAACAGGTCAAAAGCTGGAAGTTATTAGGGAGTACACGGTGGCGCCGTGGGAAGAACGCATCCAGGTGCTCTGGGACGCAGATCACGACGTAGCGACTGAAGCGGCGGTGAGGGCGCACGGCATCCTGATCGCTACCTGCTCTTCGCAGAGGCGAGGCATGGTTGGCATGGGAGGCTGCGTACGAGACACGAGAACTAACGGCGAGCAAGAAGTGCTGGCCCGCTATTCAGTCACTTTCGGGTCGCGAGACGACCAGAATCCATACACAGCGGAGCTACAAGCGATAGCCATGGCTCTTCGCTGTATGCCAGCAAAACTCCAGCACAGAGAGTTGgtcttcatcaccagcaacaggTCGGCCTTACAAGCAATTGGTCAACCACGTCAGCAATCTGGCCAAAGCACAATGCAAGAGATCTATAAATATGCCAAGCTCCACCGGCAACAGGATGTCTCGATTCGCATGATGTGGGCTCCCACAGGAGCGGAAGGCTTTGCACTGGggtccatggccaaggcagcgGCGCGAAAATCAACACAAGAAAGGACGCTGCATGGAGAGGAGCCTGTCCTCTAA
- a CDS encoding extracellular serine-rich protein (similar to Metarhizium acridum CQMa 102 XP_007813912.1) codes for MRFISAIVAPLCFCAVQSSGKTIRIAVGKDGLVFSPNSVTADRGDILEYQFYKQQHSVAMGDFANGCTPAAQGGFFSGVMKTSRDGPKKKVFQVIVNSTEPMAFYCTVGSHCQNGMVGVINPSSTDSLDKYKSTAKDAKENKAPLAIFGGKIVKSSRNSTTTSSGGSPSRTGGAGHAQAAPGSISVAALGFAVFLM; via the exons ATGCGCTTCATCAGCGCCATAGTTGCGCCCCTCTGTTTCTGCGCTGTTCAGTCGAGCGGAAAGACCATCAGGATCGCCGTTGGCAAAGACGGTCTGGTCTTTTCCCCTAACTCAGTAACAGCTGATAGAGGAGATATCTTGGAGTATCAGTTCTACAAACAACAGCACAGTGTCGCCATGGGAGACTTTGCGAATGGCTGTACGCCAGCTGCTCAAGGCGGTTTCTTCTCTGGTGTGATGAAGACCTCCCGTGACGGGCCGAAA AAAAAGGTCTTCCAGGTTATTGTGAACAGCACGGAACCCATGGCATTCTACTGCACTGTCGGTAGCCACTGCCAGAACGGCATGGTTGGTGTCATCAATCCATCATCGACTGATTCTCTCGACAAGTATAAGTCCACTGCGAAGGAtgccaaagaaaacaaagcTCCTCTGGCCATATTCGGCGGCAAGATAGTCAAGAGCTCCAGGAActccacaaccaccagctcGGGGGGCTCCCCCAGCCGAACCGGAGGCGCCGGACACGCGCAGGCTGCTCCAGGAAGTATTAGCGTGGCTGCTCTGGGATTCGCTGTCTTCTTGATGTAA
- a CDS encoding reverse transcriptase (similar to Talaromyces marneffei ATCC 18224 XP_002149557.1), with product MDQQDGPSPTDIVKRTTKRIRRAASTEIELEPTDNVRGETVGGEGVKALLVRVLEELKDLKNASVEQQKVLELQERMSGEVGALKGKITGQSDTILSQTNQISKQGQLIRELQTQLNELKEEFSRETKEARAELQNTKEELMHVWEQLEAIKSAATSAQSSPQATYADIARTPPLSQPTNIRSLSSMRTTPSSFTDILHCTVDTSRVIEQDKHKAKVGEIRQAIEADLRAKEGHEKWRCAAAVKDARNPNRIKVICRDEAELQLVKAAAEKTLVPGTRVMRDQLYPVKVDNANRTAVLDGEGNVLPGAAEGLGAEDNVTIAKVSWLSNRNLGKAYGSMVIYVTKGSDAKRLIDGQYFDLAGESAYTNVFEPRVGPVQCFKCQEMGHKAFSCKKPQTCGRCAQQGHDHKQCQAVEPKCVPCGGPHESFSPNCRVRNPPRDA from the coding sequence ATGGATCAACAGGACGGTCCTTCGCCAACAGACATTGTAAAACGGACGACCAAGCGCATTAGACGAGCTGCGTCTACAGAAATAGAGTTGGAACCTACCGACAATGTCCGAGGCGAAACGGTTGGTGGCGAGGGGGTGAAGGCGTTGCTCGTGAGGGTGCTGGAAGAGCTGAAGGATCTCAAGAACGCCTCCGTTGAGCAACAGAAAGTGTTGGAGTTGCAGGAACGGATGAGCGGAGAAGTGGGTGCGCTTAAAGGAAAGATAACCGGCCAAAGTGACACAATTTTGAGCCAGACCAACCAAATTAGCAAACAGGGACAATTGATTCGGGAACTCCAGACCCAATTGAACGAATTGAAGGAGGAATTCAGCCGGGAGACCAAGGAAGCGCGAGCGGAACTTCAGAACACCAAGGAAGAGCTAATGCATGTCTGGGAACAGTTGGAGGCTATCAAATCTGCCGCAACCTCGGCGCAAAGCAGCCCGCAAGCAACGTACGCAGACATTGCGCGAACACCGCCTCTAAGTCAGCCAACGAACATTCGGTCTCTGTCATCGATGcggacaacaccatcatcgttCACGGACATTCTACACTGTACGGTCGACACGTCGCGTGTCATAGAACAAGACAAGCATAAAGCCAAAGTTGGCGAGATCAGGCAAGCAATTGAGGCGGATCTGAGGGCCAAGGAAGGACACGAGAAGTGGCGATGTGCCGCAGCGGTCAAAGATGCCAGGAACCCAAATCGGATCAAGGTCATTTGCCGGGATGAAGCTGAGCTGCAACTAGTAAAGGCCGCTGCTGAGAAGACTCTGGTTCCAGGAACACGAGTGATGAGAGATCAGCTCTACCCCGTCAAAGTAGACAACGCCAACCGCACGGCTGTACTGGATGGCGAAGGAAATGTGCTTCCGGGCGCTGCTGAGGGTCTTGGAGCGGAAGACAACGTCACCATTGCGAAGGTTTCTTGGCTTAGCAACAGAAACTTGGGCAAGGCATACGGCTCAATGGTCATTTACGTTACGAAAGGAAGTGACGCCAAGCGGCTAATCGATGGTCAATactttgacttggctggtGAATCAGCTTACACAAACGTATTTGAGCCCCGAGTCGGACCGGTGCAGTGCTTCAAGTGTCAAGAGATGGGTCACAAAGCTTTTTCATGCAAGAAACCGCAGACATGTGGCAGGTGCGCACAGCAGGGGCACGACCACAAACAGTGCCAGGCGGTAGAACCAAAATGTGTGCCGTGTGGAGGACCACATGAATCGTTCAGCCCGAACTGTCGAGTACGCAACCCCCCGCGTGATGCATAA
- a CDS encoding reverse transcriptase (similar to Talaromyces marneffei ATCC 18224 XP_002147765.1), with product MLQKVLELLGRVTGEVGELKGKIFEQNDRILGQVERIGQQEDLIRELQAQVRELKEDYSRETKESRNELHNTREELKQVREQLEIMKTAATSAQSSPQATYAEIARTPPLSQPTNMRSLSSMQTTPSSFTDTLHCTIDVSRVTEHDKHKAQVGTIRQTIEDEDRIKVICRNEAELQLVKEVAEKTVVPGARVMRDQLYPVKVDNANRTAVVDEEGNILPGAAEALGAENNVNIAKISWLSKREAGKAYGSMVVYVTKGGDARKLLDNHYFDLAGESAKTNVFELRTGPAQCYKCQEIGHKRFTCKKPEVCGRCARPGHHHKECHAVEPKAFRMLQLNVRKQEPVQLSLMNDPDLKEYAVLAVSEPYARTIDGKVFTAPLGYSNWTRIIPTHTEDTKWPIRSMLWVRRDIEVDQIPVPSADLTAAVLRLEGREILVVSVLIQQFRNGKGGRTDAVLAGDFNRHDLLWGGDDVSAKRQGEAEPIIDLMNEHGLCSLLPRGTKTWQGRDAETTIDLVLATSELAEEMVECGIHPTEHGSDHRAIRTAFDIAMPERTVTHRLLLKNAPWTMISARVEDNLRPLPWTVDVQTQTDQLMEVVMEAIHELTPRVQPPGYSKRWWTKDLTRLRQTYTFWRNQARTQRRAGRANPDLEVRAKESSKEYHDGIRMQKKAHWEGFLAEDANIWKAARHLQPGKDTVEDKVPPLTKEDGSMAKENTEQAQELLETFFPPLPARIDAEDRRPQRDALSMPDLTLEESKRR from the exons ATGTTACAGAAggtgttggagttgctgggGAGAGTAACCGGCGAGGTAGGCGAGTTAAAAGGGAAGATATTCGAACAAAACGACAGGATTCTGGGCCAGGTAGAGCGGATTGGCCAACAGGAAGACTTGATTCGGGAGCTCCAGGCACAAGTGAGAGAACTAAAGGAAGATTATAGCCGCGAGACCAAGGAATCGCGAAATGAACTCCATAACACCAGAGAAGAACTAAAGCAAGTTCGAGAGCAGTTAGAGATTATGAAAACTGCTGCGACCTCGGCGCAAAGCAGCCCGCAAGCAACTTACGCAGAGATCGCGCGAACACCGCCACTGAGTCAACCAACAAATATGCGGTCTCTGTCATCAATGCAAACAACACCCTCATCATTCACGGACACTCTGCACTGCACAATCGACGTTTCTAGAGTTACGGAACACGACAAGCATAAGGCCCAAGTTGGTACGATTAGGCAGACGATTGAGGACGAA GACCGCATCAAGGTCATCTGTCGAAATGAAGCAGAGCTGCAACTGGTTAAGGAGGTTGCAGAGAAAACCGTCGTGCCAGGAGCTCGTGTCATGCGAGATCAACTCTATCCGGTTAAAGTCGATAACGCCAACCGAACAGCAGTCGTGGACGAAGAGGGTAACATCCTACCGGGCGCTGCTGAAGCTCTTGGTGCCGAGAACAACGTGAACATAGCGAAGATATCATGGCTAAGCAAGAGAGAAGCTGGTAAAGCGTATGGGTCAATGGTAGTGTACGTGACCAAAGGTGGCGATGCGAGGAAGCTGCTTGACAACCACTACTTCGACCTAGCCGGGGAGTCGGCCAAGACCAACGTCTTTGAACTAAGGACAGGACCAGCGCAATGCTACAAGTGCCAGGAGATTGGCCACAAGAGGTTCACATGCAAGAAACCTGAGGTCTGTGGAAGGTGCGCGCGACCCGGCCATCACCATAAAGAGTGCCATGCTGTGGAACCAAA GGCCTTTCGTATGCTACAGCTCAATGTGAGAAAGCAAGAACCCGTACAGCTTAGCTTGATGAACGACCCAGACCTAAAGGAGTACGCAGTGCTTGCGGTATCAGAACCGTACGCAAGGACAATAGACGGTAAAGTTTTTACAGCCCCATTGGGGTATAGCAACTGGACAAGGATAATACCTACACACACGGAGGATACGAAGTGGCCAATTCGGAGCATGCTTTGGGTGCGAAGAGATATCGAGGTGGATCAGATACCCGTACCGTCGGCCGATCTTACAGCGGCGGTGCTGCGACTGGAGGGGCGAGAAATCTTGGTGGTATCGGT CTTGATTCAGCAATTTCGAAACGGGAAAGGTGGACGTACGGATGCGGTGTTAGCGGGAGACTTCAATCGTCATGATCTTCTGTGGGGAGGAGATGACGTTTCAGCTAAAAGACAGGGTGAGGCGGAGCCTATTATTGATCTGATGAACGAGCATGGCCTCTGTAGTCTACTGCCAAGAGGAACAAAGACGTGGCAGGGCCGTGATGCAGAAACCACTATCGATCTAGTTCTTGCGACGTCAGAGCTGGCAGAGGAGATGGTGGAGTGTGGCATCCACCCAACCGAGCATGGATCCGACCACAGAGCAATTCGGACTGCGTTCGACATAGCGATGCCCGAGAGGACAGTGACGCACAGACTCTTATTGAAGAATGCGCCGTGGACAATGATATCAGCCAGGGTGGAGGACAATCTTAGACCACTACCCTGGACGGTCGACGTGCAGACGCAGACCGACCAGCTAATGGAAGTTGTGATGGAGGCAATCCACGAATTGACACCCCGAGTACAACCACCAGGTTACTCGAAACGCTGGTGGACAAAGGATTTAACACGCCTTCGACAGACTTACACGTTCTGGCGAAACCAAGCAAGAACCCAACGGCGAGCGGGTAGGGCGAACCCCGACCTGGAAGTTCGAGCCAAAGAGTCATCCAAAGAATACCACGATGGAATTCggatgcagaagaaggctcaCTGGGAGGGATTCCTAGCAGAAGATGCCAACATCTGGAAGGCGGCCAGGCACCTCCAACCAGGCAAGGACACCGTGGAGGACAAGGTGCCACCGTTGACGAAGGAAGATGGATCGATGGCTAAAGAAAATACGGAACAGGCGCAGGAGCTGCTTGAAACCTTTTTCCCGCCACTGCCAGCACggattgatgcagaagatCGACGACCGCAGCGCGACGCCCTGTCAATGCCGGACCTCACGCTGGAAGAATCGAAGAGAAGATAA
- a CDS encoding chitin binding domain-containing protein, with the protein MHSFTLVFATLAAFPATGVSAHGFMSKPFCRGCEKANTKVDDLKSPNVRGQICRGEPAGKVTDVGRQVTLGLTITAPHVGPCEVYILKPDLSDANIAKPVASKRECAAPGKVGPMTVNIPGNISGRRVLRWKWQACQVTPCEQYENCADINVGG; encoded by the coding sequence ATGCACTCCTTCACTCTTGTATTTGCTACGCTCGCGGCGTTTCCTGCCACCGGCGTGTCTGCCCACGGCTTTATGTCGAAGCCATTCTGCCGCGGCTGCGAGAAAGCAAACACTAAAGTAGACGATCTCAAGTCGCCTAACGTCAGAGGTCAGATCTGCCGCGGCGAACCGGCCGGCAAAGTGACCGACGTCGGCCGTCAAGTCACGCTCGGCCTCACCATCACTGCGCCGCATGTAGGGCCGTGTGAGGTGTACATCCTCAAACCGGACCTCAGCGACGCAAACATAGCCAAGCCTGTCGCTTCGAAACGGGAGTGCGCTGCACCAGGCAAGGTCGGCCCGATGACGGTCAACATCCCCGGCAACATCTCTGGCCGCAGGGTCCTCCGCTGGAAGTGGCAGGCCTGCCAGGTCACGCCGTGCGAGCAGTACGAGAACTGTGCCGACATCAACGTCGGCGGTTAG